One region of Zingiber officinale cultivar Zhangliang chromosome 7B, Zo_v1.1, whole genome shotgun sequence genomic DNA includes:
- the LOC122003910 gene encoding psbP domain-containing protein 7, chloroplastic-like, translating to MALRAGTFPRPSPLLPHALCSAGARHDSPAREFTALAAVFRRRLFAGLSSASLVALGTNFGGLTSFLLDLSPELGRSLRLDVLYPVQGFTRCLDSTHGFEFIYPEKWAGDQTLLYRAIGKAEAERSLDPPPSINGRPPARPASEPVAAFGPPGSNGELNVSVVVSTVPRDFAIEDLGGPKEVGDTVLRRIAGSRKGTDVNAILVDASVRADASKNVSYYKLEFSVVAPSFRRRNVAVCCARGGKLFTLNAQAPEAEWPKVKQEFYAIADSFNLTDA from the exons ATGGCGTTGCGTGCCGGCACTTTCCCCCGACCCTCCCCGCTCCTCCCCCACGCCCTCTGCTCCGCAGGCGCTCGCCACGACTCACCGGCCCGGGAGTTCACTGCCCTCGCCGCCGTATTCCGCCGCCGCCTCTTCGCCGGCCTCAGCTCCGCCTCCCTCGTGGCCCTCGGCACCAACTTCGGCGGTCTCACCAGCTTCCTCCTCGACCTCTCGCCGGAGCTCGGCCGCTCCCTGCGCCTCGACGTCCTCTACCCCGTCCAAGGCTTCACTCGCTGCCTCGACTCCACTCACGGCTTCG AGTTTATATACCCGGAGAAATGGGCAGGAGACCAAACGCTTCTCTACAGGGCGATAGGAAAAGCAGAGGCGGAGCGATCGCTGGATCCTCCTCCTTCGATCAACGGTCGACCGCCTGCCCGACCGGCGAGCGAGCCGGTGGCCGCCTTCGGACCGCCGGGATCCAACGGCGAGCTCAACGTCAGCGTCGTCGTATCCACCGTTCCCCGCGACTTCGC AATCGAGGACTTGGGCGGCCCAAAGGAGGTGGGCGACACGGTGCTGAGGAGGATCGCGGGATCGAGGAAAGGAACCGATGTGAACGCTATTCTCGTGGATGCATCGGTGAGGGCGGACGCTTCCAAGAACGTGAGCTACTACAAGTTGGAGTTCAGTGTGGTGGCGCCATCGTTTCGCCGGCGCAATGTCGCCGTCTGCTGTGCTCGGGGTGGGAAGCTGTTCACTCTCAATGCGCAGGCGCCGGAGGCGGAATGGCCGAAGGTGAAGCAGGAGTTCTACGCCATTGCGGACTCCTTCAATCTTACTGATGCCTAG